In one window of Paenibacillus xylanexedens DNA:
- a CDS encoding DNA-binding protein, with protein sequence MEKSSKGVVEEMAEKLTKETIFAVADAISAEGKAVRVAEVHRRLGYGSLSTITPAVREWREQQKPAAPVEPAVVPQVVADRLTALGMELWVQAQAVAEEGLRKEREALEAYRSEIEDQQQETAEYADALNDANEVLKERYAEQKSQLEALRVEKESLANQLKTTSDQLIAAQTREQSIGEHLKDLRELLAEREAERDSTTQTARQQAEEISRLREELAVIKEREKIAEQQLVKERADTKELQGFTEQRLADERAAREQVQQDLEVCREKQQAAEVKTAKLEGEITALRAQGTTKKPGTKAKPDGQ encoded by the coding sequence ATGGAAAAATCAAGTAAGGGAGTGGTGGAAGAAATGGCCGAGAAATTGACGAAAGAAACGATTTTTGCTGTGGCGGATGCGATTTCCGCCGAAGGGAAAGCGGTACGGGTGGCTGAGGTACACCGGCGGCTTGGGTATGGGAGTCTGAGTACGATCACGCCTGCCGTGCGCGAGTGGCGCGAACAGCAGAAGCCTGCTGCTCCAGTAGAACCGGCGGTAGTTCCGCAGGTTGTTGCAGATCGCCTGACGGCGCTGGGCATGGAACTTTGGGTGCAAGCCCAGGCGGTGGCAGAAGAGGGATTAAGGAAAGAACGCGAAGCCCTGGAAGCCTATCGGTCTGAGATCGAGGATCAGCAGCAGGAAACGGCGGAATACGCTGATGCTCTTAATGATGCGAATGAAGTTCTGAAGGAAAGATATGCTGAACAAAAAAGCCAGCTTGAAGCGCTTCGCGTAGAGAAAGAATCCTTGGCTAACCAGCTTAAAACGACTAGTGACCAGTTGATCGCGGCGCAAACACGGGAACAGTCCATCGGTGAGCACTTAAAAGACCTGCGGGAGCTGCTGGCAGAACGGGAAGCGGAACGCGATTCCACTACCCAAACGGCCCGGCAGCAAGCGGAAGAGATTTCCCGTTTGAGAGAGGAACTAGCTGTGATCAAAGAGCGCGAGAAGATTGCTGAACAACAGCTAGTGAAAGAACGGGCTGACACCAAAGAGCTTCAGGGTTTCACTGAACAGCGGCTTGCGGACGAACGAGCTGCGCGGGAACAGGTTCAACAGGATTTAGAGGTTTGCAGGGAAAAGCAACAAGCAGCAGAGGTTAAGACAGCGAAGTTAGAGGGTGAAATTACTGCGCTTCGCGCCCAGGGAACTACGAAAAAGCCTGGAACGAAGGCAAAACCGGATGGACAATAA
- a CDS encoding aspartyl-phosphate phosphatase Spo0E family protein, whose protein sequence is MVKKSMLMKVRIERARNRLHTLTEKHRNFQHPAVIKQSMVLDELINQYNRTGEQQIKKPIG, encoded by the coding sequence ATGGTTAAAAAAAGCATGCTCATGAAAGTCCGAATTGAACGTGCCAGGAATCGCCTTCACACACTGACAGAAAAACACAGGAATTTTCAACATCCAGCCGTAATCAAGCAATCTATGGTATTGGATGAATTAATTAATCAGTATAATAGGACAGGAGAGCAGCAAATAAAAAAGCCGATTGGATGA